Part of the Geoalkalibacter ferrihydriticus DSM 17813 genome is shown below.
ACACGGAACCCCAGGGACCTGCCTTCGCCGTGCTGGAGGGGAACGGGGGCAATGGGCAGCCCGCACAGACTGACGGGGCCGCTGATAACCTGTGGGTTGAGGCGCGGGCGATAGCCGGGCGCGAGATTGTCGTCGAAAATGTAGGCGAACACGCGCTGAATGCCGGCGATGGTCTCCGCGTCGCCGAAAATCGGGATTGCCGGGCCGCCCTTCATGTTGAAGGCGCGCAAGTCGTCGATGCCGTTGACATGGTCGGCGTGGGTGTGGGTATAGAGGACCGCGTCGAGGTGATCTATGCCCTCGCGCAGGGCCTGCTGGCGCAGATCCGTGGCGCTGTCGATGAGAATGTTGCAATCACCGGTGCGCAGCAGCAGGCTGCAGCGGGTGCGTTGGTTTTCGGCGATGTTTGAGGTGCACACCGCGCAGGAGCACCCCAGGGTCGGCACCCCTGTCGAGGTGCCCGAGCCGAGAACGATGATGTCAAGATGCCTGGTATTCACGGATGGGGTTGTCCGTTGCCCGTTGTTCACTTTCAGACTTTAAACGCGCCGATTTCTTCCTTGAGGGTGGCGGCGTGGCTGGAGAGGCTTTCGACGACCTGGTCGAGTTCCTGGGTGCGGGCCACATTGCTCTCGGCGATTTCGCGCATGCTTACCACGGCCTGCACCACCTGGTGGCTGCGTTCGCTCTGGGCGCGCGTTGCGTCGTTGATATTTTCAATCATGCCGCGAATTTTTTCCATGTTCTGCGAAATCTGACGGCTGCCCACGGTTTGTTCGCTGGTGCCGGCCTTGACCCGCGCCGCGATCTCGCGCATGTCCTCGGCGGTGGTGTTGAGGTGGCGGATGCCGTGGCTGTGCTGCTTGATGGCGGCGGCAATCTGCATGAGGGTGTCAGTGTTGATGTTGACCGCCTTGGTGATCTGCTGGCTGCCGCGCGCCTGTTCCTGGGTGGCCCGCACGATGCCTCGCACCTCCTCGGAAGATTTGAGGGTGCTGAGGCGGATTTTTTCCAGAGCCTCGCCGGCCACCTGGGCGCGCTCCGCTTCCTGGCGCACCTTTTCGTTGCCGGTGGTCATGGTCTCCACCGCCTCGCGGGTGCCGGCCTGCAGGTTGTTGATGATGGCGGCGATTTCGCGGGTCGACACGGCAGTGCGCTCGGCGAGTTCGCCGATTTCGTCGGCCACTACGGCAAAGCCGCGGCCGTGCTGACCGGCCTGGGCGGCGATGATCGCGGCATTGAGGGCAAGCAGTCCGGTCTGGTCGGCGACCTCGTCGATGACCGTAAGGATCTTGCCGATGGCGTTGGACTGGTTGCCCAGATCCTGAATCACCGCCGTTGCCCGCTCGATGGTTTCGCACAGTGCCTGAATGCCGGCGATACTGTCATCCACCGCCTGCTTGCCGCGCCCCGTTTCCTGCACCGCCTCCTGCGAGAAGCTGTTGGTGCGTTCGGCGGCCTGCTCGATTTCCTTGATGGCGGCATCAAGTTCGGTGACCGAGGCGGCCGTCTCCTGAGTCGAGCCCGAGAGGTTGGTCAGGCTGTCGGTGATCTGCTGGCTGGAGGTTGACATTTCATTGAGCGCGCTGATCAGATCCTCCACTTTGGCGAACACCGACTCCATCTGTCCGGCAATTTCCTCGGTGGTGGAGCTAACCTGCAAAGTGGCCGAGGAACTGCCTTCGGCGGCCAGCAGCAGGCTGGAGAGATTTTCGGCGATGCCGGCCACGGTGGCATCAATGTTCTGCAGGGCCTGGTGCGACTCTTCCAGGGATTGCGACTGCTGGAGCGTACCCTTGTTGACGGCCTGCGAGGTCATGCGGATTTTCTCGGTGGCGCCGCCCAACTCATCACGCACCCTGAGGGTGCGCCGCACGGTTTCGCGCAGGCGCGCGAGAAAACGATTGAAGTTCTCAGCCAGCAGTCCCACTTCGTCGCCGCTGCGCACCTCCAGGCTGCGCGTCAGATCGGCTTCGCCCTCTGCGATTTCGCGCAGGTTGCCGACCACCAGGGCCAGGGGGCGAACGATGCCGCGGCTGATGGCGACGCCGACTAGAATGGCGATAATGCCGACCCCGCCCATGGTGGCGAGCACCAGATGTTGGAGATTCTGACGGGCCGCGATCATCTCCGAGCGGTCGATGGCGATGACCATGCCTTCTGCGTGGCCATCCTCAGCGGGGAAGCGAATGTGGCTGGCGATGTAGGGCGTCTCGCCGCGCTCCAGGTGCCAGATATCCTGCTCGCGCATTTCCTCGAAAGGCAGGTCGCGAAAGCTTGCGGCGGACGACCAGGCGCGGGTGCTGTCCGTGTGCTGATAGAAGCTGACCTCGGCACCGCTGAGGGTCTGCATGTGTTCGGCATAGCGCTGGTCGAGAAACACCGCGCCGACCAGATAGGCGAGAGGGCGGCGATGGTAACGGATGGGCACGATGGCGATCACGGCCAGCTGGTCTTCCAGCGTCGCGATCCCGCTGGCCTCGCCGTGCTCCTGGGCTTGCAGCAATAGCGGCAGATCGGTGGCTGGAGATATGGGCAGATGAGCGAAATGCTCCGCGGCGAGGCGGCGCATAACCTGGCCCTCCAGGCTCACCACCTGCACCAGGTCGAGCTGAAAGAGATTGATGGCGTCTTCCAGGGCGGTGCCCAGTTCAAACATTTCCTCTGGGGATGGGGCGTAGAGGATGGAGTTGATCAGATCCACGTCGCGTGCGAGCATGTGGATATAATTGCCCGTTTCGCGACGACTGTCCTCCATGCTTTCCTGGATGAAGCGTGCCGACTCATTGAGGCGGGTCTGCAGGTTGCGATCGATGAGTTTTTCCATGGAGGAAGACACGATCATCAGGGCCAGCGCCAGTGGAATAACCGAGAGACCGATCAGGGCGATGAGGATTTTCGTCCGCAGCTTAAGATTTTTTATCATGGGCCAACCCGCCTCAAATTTAAGATGATGAAGGAAATGGTGAAATCCTAGCATTTATTAATGTCGCGGGCAATCCCTTTAATTTTTCCCCTCTTTACTTTCGCCGGGGTTTGTCCAAGAATGGCGGCATGGCCAAGGATTGCAAAGGAAAAACAGCTCAGGAAGAACAGCCCAACACCCTGTGCCGGCGTTGTGTGCGCACCTGTCGGCAGAGCGAGAAAGTGCTGTTGCTGGACTGCCCACGCTTTGTGGCGCGGCCCTTCAAGGTCGAAAAGCCGCCCGGCAAGCAGATGGAGCTTTTCGGCAAGAAATAGATTCGGTTATTTGAGTGGAAGTAACAGGCCCGTATGCACCGCAGGGCAGAGCGATTGGGCAAACAAAAAAGCGAACCTCAAGGGGTTCGCTTTTTTGCGTCAGGAATGCTGTTGCGCGAGAAAATCCGCGATCAGGTGGGTAAATTTTTCCGGCTCGACGAGAAAGGAGTCGTGGCCGTAATCCGAGTCGATGAGGTGATAGCCTACCGGTTTGCCCAGCTTTTCCAGGGTGCGCACGGCTTCCTCGGTCTGGTAGGGCGGGTAGAGCCAGTCCGAGGTGAAGGCGAACCACAGGGACGGGCACTGCATGAGATTCAGGGCCTCGTCCAGAGAATCGAAGTTCCACGCGGTGTCGTAGAGATCCAGGGCCTTGGCCAGGTAAAGAAAACTGTTGGTGTCGAAGCGCGCGGGAAAATTGTAGCCGTTGTATTCGAGATAGCGCTCGATCTCGAATTTGCCGAAAAAGTCGAACTGCCCATCGCGCGCCGAAAAGCGGCGCCCGAACTTCATGTGCATGGAGGCGTCGGAGAGAAAGGATATGTGCCCCACGGCGCGCGCCAGGGCGAGCCCGTCGGCGGGCGGATGTTCCGCTCGGTAGTTGCCTTTCTTCCACAGCGGGTCATTGAAGACGGCTTGGCGCGCCACGGCATTGAGGGCGATGGCCATGGGCGAAGTGCGCGCGGTTCCAGCGATAGGCACGATGGAGCGCACCCTGTCCGGGTAGAGGATGCTCCATTCCACCGCCTGCATGGCACCCATGCTGCCGCCGAGGGCGCAAAGCAGAGACGGCAGGCCGAGATGGTCGATGAGCAATTTCTGCGCACGCACCATGTCGCGCACCATGAGCACCGGAAAGCTCAGGCGATAGGGCTTGCCGGTACGCGGGTTGATGCTGGCGGGGCCGGTGGATCCCTTGCACGAGCCGATGACGTTGGAGCAGAGGATGAAATAGCGGTCGGTGTCGAGGACCTTGCCGGGGCCGATCATGTCGTCCCACCAGCCGGGCTTGCGGTCATCGGGATGATGGCGGCCGGCGGCATGGGCATCGCCGGTCCAGGCATGGCAGACCAGAATCGCGTTGTCGCGCGCGGCGTTGAGGCTGCCGTAGGTTTCGTAGGCGAGGGTGATGGGGCCGAGCACCCGGCCGCTTTCGAGCTGCAGTTCGGTGTCGAAGGTGATCTGCTGTGTTGTGACGATGCCGACGGATGAGGTCAATGTCCAACCCTTTGCTGGCGAAAAACCAAAGGCCCCTTCCCATGGAGGATGAGAAGGGGCCGTCGGAATACGTGCAAGCAGGTATCGTCGGGCTCCGTCCTCATCTTCCCCGCTTCGGCGATGGGCCTCGGCGAGCAGGAGTTAGCACCTGACACCGCCCGTCGCCTTGGCGACGGATGACCGGTTGCTGTGGCTTCAAAGGGCCTTTCCCTCCACCACTCTTGATAAAGACGACGCGCTGTTTTTTTGTTGCAGTGAGGAACTCTAGCGGAATGCCCGGCGCTTGTCAATCACTGCCGAGGCGACCTCAATCACCCAGCGCGTTCGCCAGGTCTTCCCACAGATCCTCGGGATCCTCAATGCCTGTTGAGATGCGCAGCAGGCTCTCGCGGATGCCGAGCTGCTCTTTCACCGGAGCGGGAATCGCCGCGTGGGACATGCTCCAGCAATGGGTGAGGATGGTTTCCACCCCACCCAGGCTTGGCGCAATGATGGGCAGCTTGACCTGCTCAAGAACCCGCGTCACCCCTGCCCGATCCTTGAGCTCGAAGGACAGCACGGCGCCGGGGCCCGCTGCCTGGGAGAAATGGACGGCGCGTCCCGGGTGCTCGGCCAGTCCGGGATAGTAGACCCGCGCCACCGCCGGGTGCGCAACGAGGCGCTCAGCCAGAATCTGCGCCCCGGTCTGGGCGGCCTCCAGGCGGACCTTGAGGGTTTTGATGCCGCGCGCCAGCAGAAAGCAGTCAAAGGGTGCCAGGGTGGCGCCCATGGCATTTTGAAAACGCTTGAGCTGCGCCGCCAGTTCCGGATCGGCGGTGGTCACCAGGCCGGCCAGCAGGTCCGAGTGGCCGCCGAGAAATTTAGTGGCGCTGTGAATCGCTACGTCAATGCCCAATTCCAGCGCCGGTTGCAGCAGCGGCGTCATGAAGGTGTTGTCGAGCAGAGTCAGTAGGCCGCGCCGTCGCGCAATTTCGACCAGGGCGCGCAGGTCGCTGATTTTGAACAGGGGATTGGACGGGGTTTCAAGAAACAGCGCACGCGTTTCGGGGCGGATGGCGTTTTCCACCGTTTGCGGGTCGGTCATGTTCACCAGGCTGACGCTGATGCCCTGCTGCGGCAGAACCAGGGTCAGGTAGCGGTAGGTGCCACCATAGAGGTCGTCGGGCGCGATCACATGGTCGCCGCTTTTGAGCAGGGCCAGGGCGCCGCCCACGGCGGCCATCCCCGAGGCATAGGCAAAGCCGCGTACCCCATTTTCGAGCAGGGCGATGGCCTCCTCAACCTGATCGCGGCTCGGATTGCCGCTGCGCGCGTAGTCGTATTCGCCGGGCCGGCCACCGAAGTGATGATAGGTCGAGGCCAAATACACGGGGATGTTGGCGGCGCCGGTCGCCGGGTCGCGGTCGCGCCCCTGATGCACCAGCAAAGTCGCCGGCCGCAGAGATTTGCTCATGGTTTTTATCCTTTGCTTTTATTGGTCATATAGGTCCAACAGGGCCCAAGGGTCCTATTGGACTTCTGGGACTTATGGGACTTATGGGACTTATGGGACTTATGGGACTTATGGGACTTATGGGACTTATGGGACTTATGGGACCGATGCTTACCCGAGGGCCTGTTCCAGATCTCCGATGATGTCTTCTGCGCTTTCAACCCCTACCGACAGCCGCAGCAAGCTCTCGCAGATGCCCAGGCGCAGGCGCTCGGCTTCGGGGATGTCGCCGTGAGTCTGCACCGCCGGCAGGGTCATGAGTGATTCCACACCGCCAAGGCTCTCGGCGAAAGAAATCAGCCGAAGGCGCTTGAGTACCTGGCGGGCTGTTTCGGGGCTGTCGACGCGAAAGGAGAGCATACCGCCGAAGCCTTGGGTCTGGCGCCGTGACAGCTCGTGTCCGGGGTGGTCCTTGAGGCCCGGATAGTAAACCGCAGTGACGCGCGGATGTCCGCACAACCATTCGGCCACCTGCTGCGCGTTGGCGTTGTGACGTTCCAGGCGCAAGGCCAGGGTCTTGAGGGAGCGCAGCAGCAACCAGCAGTCCTGAGGGGGCAGGATGGCGCCGGTGGAATTTTGCAGGAAATAGAGGCGCTCGCCCAGCTCCGCGTCTTTGGCCACCAGGATTCCGGCACACAGATCATTGTGTCCGCCCAGGTACTTGGTGGCCGAATGGACCACCACGTCGGCGCCGAAGTCGAAGGGCCGTTGCAGTACCGGGGTGAGAAAGGTGTTGTCGACAATATAGAGCAGTTGGTGTTTGCGGCACAAGGCGCCGAGGGCCGCCAGGTCCGCGACGCCGAGCAGCGGGTTGCCGGGGGTTTCCACCAGCAGGGCGCGGCTCCGTGGGCCGATGGCGGCGGCTACCGCCGCCGTGTCGGTGGTATCCACATAGCTGGCACTCAGCCCCAGCTTGTCGAAGACCTGGTCCAACACTCGGTAGGTGCCGCCGTAGAGGTCCTGCGAAACCAGCAGGTGGTCGCCGGCGGAAAAATGCAGGAAAAGCGTGGTCAGGGCCGCCATGCCCGAGCCGAAGACACAGGCACGGCTACCCCCCTCAAGTTCGGCCAGGGCCTCCTCAAGCACCTTGCGCGTGGGGTTGCCCGAACGGGTGTAGTCAAAACCGGTGGATTCCCCCACGCCGGGGTGACGATAGGTGGCGCTGGGGTAGATAGGAAAGCTGATGGCGCCGGTCTGCTCGTCCTTGCCGACCCCGACCTGTACCAGGCGGGTTTCCAGGGTGTGCGGAATGGGTTTGCTCATGGCGGTCTCCTGTTGCCTGCGGTGACGAAAACGGCCCCTTCCCGCAAGATGGGGAAGGGGCCGCGCGCAAAATACAGGATACCTGATAGCGATGCGGGCTCCGTCCTCATCTTTCCCGCCGAAGATCGTTTTCCGACGAGCAGGAATTAGCACCTGACATCCCCCTTTGCCTGTCGGCTTCGACGGATCGGTTGCTGTGGCTTCGCAGGGCCTGTCCCTCCGCCACTCTCGATGATAGACGCTGATTTTCCGAAGAATAAACAAGTTCGACTTAAGTAAGCCTCGTCAAACACTAAGGCAAACCGGGGTCGTTGTCAAACTAAAATTATCAAGAATCCTAAAAGTCAAATCATCGTCTCGGCTTCGAACTTATAGCCGACGCCGTACACCGAATGAATGAGGTCTTCATCGGGCGCCGCAAGGGCAATTTTTTTGCGTAATTTCTTGATATGGCTGTCGATGGTGCGATCGCCGACGGTGCGCTGGGCGGGGTAGATGCGATCCATGAGTTGGGTGCGGGAGTAAATACGTCCCGGATTGGCCGTGAGAAAACTCAGCAGCTTGAATTCCACCGCCGTCAAATCGAGGTCGCGACCGTGCAAGGTTGCTATGGAGCGTCCCTCGTCGAGCACCAGCCCGGCGGCCTGAACGGAAGGCGCACCGGCGCGGCGCAGCACCGCCTTGACCCGCGCCACGACCTCGCGCGGGCTGAAAGGTCTGCAGATGTAGTCGTCGGCGCCAGGTCACAGTGCTGGACGCAAGCCGGACCTTTCCGTTATGATGCATGAAGGCGGATTTATTACCCGTCCGTAACCATCCACCGGAAAGGCGAATCGTTTCGGGGCAGGGCCAAAAGCCTGCATCGCAAAGCGACATCCAGCCATGGGCGACGATCTTTACTATTTTCTTCTCTACCTTTTCTACGGCTTGGCCTTCTACAGCATGGGCGTGGCCGTCATTTCCGTCAAAACGCGGTCCAGCCGTCTTGAGGTCGCGCGCCTGC
Proteins encoded:
- a CDS encoding GPMC system MBL fold metallohydrolase, whose protein sequence is MNTRHLDIIVLGSGTSTGVPTLGCSCAVCTSNIAENQRTRCSLLLRTGDCNILIDSATDLRQQALREGIDHLDAVLYTHTHADHVNGIDDLRAFNMKGGPAIPIFGDAETIAGIQRVFAYIFDDNLAPGYRPRLNPQVISGPVSLCGLPIAPVPLQHGEGRSLGFRVGPFAYLTDCSAIPETSRPLLAGVHTAIIDGLRFRPHNTHFNIPQAVAAMKEMQVKRIILTHLSHDIDHHRDSQNLPSGVEFAFDGQRISFAF
- a CDS encoding methyl-accepting chemotaxis protein, with product MIKNLKLRTKILIALIGLSVIPLALALMIVSSSMEKLIDRNLQTRLNESARFIQESMEDSRRETGNYIHMLARDVDLINSILYAPSPEEMFELGTALEDAINLFQLDLVQVVSLEGQVMRRLAAEHFAHLPISPATDLPLLLQAQEHGEASGIATLEDQLAVIAIVPIRYHRRPLAYLVGAVFLDQRYAEHMQTLSGAEVSFYQHTDSTRAWSSAASFRDLPFEEMREQDIWHLERGETPYIASHIRFPAEDGHAEGMVIAIDRSEMIAARQNLQHLVLATMGGVGIIAILVGVAISRGIVRPLALVVGNLREIAEGEADLTRSLEVRSGDEVGLLAENFNRFLARLRETVRRTLRVRDELGGATEKIRMTSQAVNKGTLQQSQSLEESHQALQNIDATVAGIAENLSSLLLAAEGSSSATLQVSSTTEEIAGQMESVFAKVEDLISALNEMSTSSQQITDSLTNLSGSTQETAASVTELDAAIKEIEQAAERTNSFSQEAVQETGRGKQAVDDSIAGIQALCETIERATAVIQDLGNQSNAIGKILTVIDEVADQTGLLALNAAIIAAQAGQHGRGFAVVADEIGELAERTAVSTREIAAIINNLQAGTREAVETMTTGNEKVRQEAERAQVAGEALEKIRLSTLKSSEEVRGIVRATQEQARGSQQITKAVNINTDTLMQIAAAIKQHSHGIRHLNTTAEDMREIAARVKAGTSEQTVGSRQISQNMEKIRGMIENINDATRAQSERSHQVVQAVVSMREIAESNVARTQELDQVVESLSSHAATLKEEIGAFKV
- the metX gene encoding homoserine O-acetyltransferase MetX, yielding MTSSVGIVTTQQITFDTELQLESGRVLGPITLAYETYGSLNAARDNAILVCHAWTGDAHAAGRHHPDDRKPGWWDDMIGPGKVLDTDRYFILCSNVIGSCKGSTGPASINPRTGKPYRLSFPVLMVRDMVRAQKLLIDHLGLPSLLCALGGSMGAMQAVEWSILYPDRVRSIVPIAGTARTSPMAIALNAVARQAVFNDPLWKKGNYRAEHPPADGLALARAVGHISFLSDASMHMKFGRRFSARDGQFDFFGKFEIERYLEYNGYNFPARFDTNSFLYLAKALDLYDTAWNFDSLDEALNLMQCPSLWFAFTSDWLYPPYQTEEAVRTLEKLGKPVGYHLIDSDYGHDSFLVEPEKFTHLIADFLAQQHS
- a CDS encoding trans-sulfuration enzyme family protein gives rise to the protein MSKSLRPATLLVHQGRDRDPATGAANIPVYLASTYHHFGGRPGEYDYARSGNPSRDQVEEAIALLENGVRGFAYASGMAAVGGALALLKSGDHVIAPDDLYGGTYRYLTLVLPQQGISVSLVNMTDPQTVENAIRPETRALFLETPSNPLFKISDLRALVEIARRRGLLTLLDNTFMTPLLQPALELGIDVAIHSATKFLGGHSDLLAGLVTTADPELAAQLKRFQNAMGATLAPFDCFLLARGIKTLKVRLEAAQTGAQILAERLVAHPAVARVYYPGLAEHPGRAVHFSQAAGPGAVLSFELKDRAGVTRVLEQVKLPIIAPSLGGVETILTHCWSMSHAAIPAPVKEQLGIRESLLRISTGIEDPEDLWEDLANALGD
- a CDS encoding trans-sulfuration enzyme family protein; this translates as MSKPIPHTLETRLVQVGVGKDEQTGAISFPIYPSATYRHPGVGESTGFDYTRSGNPTRKVLEEALAELEGGSRACVFGSGMAALTTLFLHFSAGDHLLVSQDLYGGTYRVLDQVFDKLGLSASYVDTTDTAAVAAAIGPRSRALLVETPGNPLLGVADLAALGALCRKHQLLYIVDNTFLTPVLQRPFDFGADVVVHSATKYLGGHNDLCAGILVAKDAELGERLYFLQNSTGAILPPQDCWLLLRSLKTLALRLERHNANAQQVAEWLCGHPRVTAVYYPGLKDHPGHELSRRQTQGFGGMLSFRVDSPETARQVLKRLRLISFAESLGGVESLMTLPAVQTHGDIPEAERLRLGICESLLRLSVGVESAEDIIGDLEQALG